agccggagctctctaggcggttcacaaaataatttAGGAAGCATTCAGCACCAACAAATAGAAATAGTTTGATCCAGGATAGACTAGGAAGTGATTTTGCTGAACATGTAGTGTCACAAGGTTATGAATTAAGCTTGCTATTGACAAATGCTGCAGGAAATTATTTTGAATGACTTTACCCATTTTCAAATTTAAAGAAAAGATGGGTAACCAGACCTAGAGATCTCATTGAAAGGGAAAAACCGGAGTGCCATCTCCTCCACTTATACCAGTCAGCTTTGTTCAGAAAGCCATCTAAATTTGGTCAGAGTTTGGTCAGAGTCTAGCCCCCTACACTTATGCAGTGCTGTCAGCACAACATGACTGTGGAAAACAGGGTATGTGATGTCCCCCAAATTTCCCAATTCATCTACAGCCCCCTGGGCTACTCCCCAAACCGTGCAAAGCGTTCATCCAAACCTCTGGATGAGATTTTGGAGGCTAGCAGAGGGCTCTAAAGGGACATAAACATCTGTGAAAATGGACTCCCCCCTAAAGACTTCTGTCAATGGAGAGGATGCAGTTGGAGAACCAAAAGGAATATTCCATGTTCTTTCCATACACAAGTGTTTTCTATGTATATTCATTTACCCCAAGCCCCCCAAAACCTTTCTGATTATATTCTACGCCTTTAAATGATTTCTCTTCCACAACAATTTCATTAAAAAGGAATATTCCTATTCACTAAAACACATCCCACAGTCCCTgtgcttgtgcatgtgtgtgagaaacacacacatgcatcacTTGATGCATTATAAAAGCTCAAACTACAACCAGAACCATTCTTGGGCTTTACGAAAAGAAACATGAATCGTCGGGTGTCTGTTAAGGCCTATTTTATGAGAACAGAGACCACCATATTAGGAGCATTTCTACGGATTGTCCCTCGCTTAGACAGCAATTAAATGATTTGTTTGAAATAAGAGGTGTGTAATATTCCAGACCGTTAAATAGCTTCCCCTGACTCAGGCCCATACCTGGACTTCGATTGCTCTATGGGAGCTGTTAATGAAGGAAAGGTCTGGGCAAGACTGAGAGCATATGTTCTGGATGGCCCTGATTCAGCAGTTGTAGCTAACGCTGCCTCATCGGTAGTCACACCTGGGTCTTCCTCCAGATCAATAGACCCTTGTTCCTGAGAAGGGTCTTCCTCGTGAGCGTACTCTGGACAAAATGGTattctgggagtcaggagagctCTGCCACCATGGCTCTGAGTGTCCCACCGGATACACTGCCATTGCTGCTCTGCTGAATCCTGGGTGGTGGAAGGAGAGTCTGGAATCATGACTGGGCTCAGGACAGGGTTGACTGGATTGCGGGGGACCACAGTTGAGGCATTGCTCCCAGAGGATCCTTCATCTTGCTTTAGGTGTACTCTAGGAGAGGCCTGTTCTGGGGGATTGGACCCCTCCTCTACTGAAGAGGTctgtgtgtgaattctttgatgtaacgTAAGGGCCTCCTTTTTGCTGAAGAACTTCCCACACTCccagcatttaaatggcttctcccccgtgtgaattctctgatggcATTGAAGGGCACTGCTCTGGCGGaatccctttccacactccaaacatttaaacgGCTTCTCCCCTGAGTGCGTTTTTTGATGGAAATTAAGTCTTCCCCTCTGATAAAATGCTTTACCACATTCCAGACAgtgaaatggtttctcccccgtgtgggttctttgatgggCGAGAAGGGCAGAACTccacctgaagctctttccacactccaggcatttaaacgatttctcccctgtgtggatttttTGATGTAAAGCAAGATCAGGCTTCCGTtggaagccctttccacactccaggcatttaaatggtttctcccctgtgtggatttttTGATGGGAATTAAGAGCGGAGGTAtttctgaagcttttcccacactccagacatttaaatggtttttcccctgtgtgagttctttgatgtaacTGAAGGGCACCCTTCCtgctgaatctctttccacactccaagcattgaaatggcttctcccctgagtggattctttgatgagtagtaagtccccccctccaacgaaatgcttttccacactccagacacttaaatggtttctcccctgtgtgcattCTTTGATGGACAAGAAGGCCAGAACTgtccctgaaactctttccacaatcCAGGCATTTAAATCGGTTTCCTTCTCCTGTATGAATTCTCTCATGAATAGTGAGACTTCCCTCTTGCTTGAAACTTTTTCCACACACCAGACAATGAAATGGtgtttcccctgtgtgagttctttgatgtaccTTAAGGGTACCCTTCTCgctgaatctctttccacactccaagcattgaaatggcttctcccctgaaTGGTACCTCTGATGAATAGTAAGTCCCGTCCTCGAATTATatgcttttccacactccagacacttaaatggtttctcccctgtgtgcattCTTTGATGGGCAAGGAGGCTAGAATTgtccctgaaactctttccacaatccaggcatttaaatgggttctcttctgtgtgaattctctgatgactAGTAAGGGTTGCCTTACGATTGAACTTCTTTCCACACtgcgaacattcaaatggtttttctcctgtgtgaattctctgatgggAAGTAAGCTCATCCTTCTCGataaatctctttccacactctacgcatttatatggtttttcatCTGTATGCGTTCTTTGATGGAGCTTAAGGCAATAGCCCCGACTGAAATATTTTCCACACTCTGGACACTTAAATGGtgtttcccctgtgtgagttctttgatgcgcTATAAGGGCATTACTGTTGCGGAATCTCtgtccacactccaagcattgaaatggtttctcccctgagtggaTCATCTGATGAAGAGTAAGTCCCCACCTCTTCTTAaatgcttttccacactccagacattcaaatggtttctcccctgtgtgtgttctttgatgggCGTTAAGTTCGGCTTTGCTCTTGaaattctttccacactcaaggcatttatATCGGGGCTCTTCTTCTGTGTGAATTCTATGATGAATAGTAAGTTTTCCCTGTtgattgaaactctttccacactccagacattgaaatggtttttcccctgtgtgagttctttgatgcattTGAAGGTTACCCTTCTGGATGAATCTTTTTCCACAGTCGAAGCattgaaatggtttctcccctgaatGGAACCTCTGATGAAGAGTAAATCCCCACCTCGAATTATATGCTttcccacactccagacattcaaatggtttcttccccgtgtgtgttctttgatgggTGAGAAGACCAGAATTgtccctgaaactctttccacactcaaggcatttatATTGTTTCTTTGCTGTGTGGTCATCAAGGGTTGATTCACAACTGAATATTTTTCCATTCACAGGCCATTTtgtctctccctcttctttcagGTTTTTTTCTTGTACCGTAGTTGCATGGAGGTCACCATCCAGGTATTTACTTCTCTCTTGATTTTGTTGGTTTTCTTCCAGATGATTCATCCCATTTTGATCCTCAACATCCTCTTCCATGTTTGGCCACTTATCACTTTCCTCAGAGACTTGATGTGCTTGTTCCATTTGTTTTCTCCCACACATCCCAGActgaaagaaatagaaaaacagaacatgagtgcaaagcCGAGAGGCATTTCCAAGTCAGGGAATCCACTTGATGTGAAcctatctagggaggttgtgggctctcccacaccagaggccttcaagaggcagctggacaaccatctatcagggaagctttagggtggattcctgcattgagcagggggttggactctatggtctTGTAGGCTAATTGCTAATAAATTTAACCATCAGAAAGCAGTGAGAGAGAGGAGTTGTTTATTTGGATGGaatgagagactgttttgattGTTAACCGGAACATTAAACAActgatttatgccctatgccgaacattagaaaatttaaaaaaaaaaaagtggaaaaagCTACCTGGCAACGCCGTAAACGTCCCTCAAATCATAATCTCGGTCGCCTTGAGAAAGTGTCCGGATCCTCAGAAGAAGACGCAGATAGTTGTGAGAGTGGAGACAAGATGGCAACAAAAGCTGGCAAGGAGCCAGCTGCTATGGAGGAAATCAGGAGCTTGATATTAGCAAACAAcgccacactttttaaaaaaatgggtgaaCATGCGGAAAAGGCAGACAAAAGAATGGATGTGTTAGCTggcaagattgctcagaatgataAGACCATAAAATTATTAGAAGCAGGAGTAAATTCACTGGAGAAacggcaggatgtctttgaaaaaagctgtaATGTACAGTTTGAGGATCAAGAGaaaaggctgatccaattagaagatcAGAATCGACGATCTACACTTCGAATTAAGAACTTTGTTGAAGTATCAGGAGAGGActtgagaaaagtaattttgcggtggtttaaagaaatgatgcctgatctggaaataaaggactgtgaggtagacaggattcatagagtgggaggatcaaactacagaggagcaaCTAAAGACatcctgatgaaatttggcagctactacaaaaaagagcaagttatgaagaaattgaggtctttgGCTCTGATACAATTTCAAGGCAATTCAgtcaaatttacaatgatctttgtcagcaaacactcaaatggagacgcagtgtcaaaccaataactgaaatattaaggaAGAATGtaataaagtatgcctggggctaccctgtttttttaaggtttacacatggtgggaagcaatacagagtaacctctctggatcagggcaaggagttgctgaagagtttgggtttgcatGATGGCGcaagttttaaaaaagcaggtgGGAACGGAAGTGAAGCTGGAGCATCTGGGATGTGACAATCTTGATAAATTGATAATGAGATAatagtaaataatttttatttaaaaaaaaaaaacatagagGGCTTACCGGACAGGCTGAGgactgcctctcccccctcccctaagggtAGACAAcggccggagtgatagacttacggggattttggggggtggggaagaggagggggtgggggggtatggttgggtgggagggagggatttgaaggggttttcatggtttttgtgtttttatgtaggtgaatttgagttgcagagcacatgggATCAGAAGGATTATCAAAaggctgaatatggataagaaaataaaaatatcaacgcttaatgtaaaaggtctgggggcagtcgtgaaaaggaggagaattgaacaaatgtgaaatagagaaggatctgctATTATCCTTCTGCAAGAAATACACCAGGGAATCGATGGGGTAAATGAAATACGcataaaatggtcagtttattatgaaaagtcactggggacttcaaaaaaataataatggagtggctatattgatttcaaaaagaactgtATTTATATTAGATACTATAAAAAAGGAtaataatggtagatatcttatgataaagggtcaaactGAAGGCAAAgcgtatacattagttaatgtttatgcccttaatgagagacatagagagttttatatagaattatttaaagaaatagaaaactttaaggaggggtatgttattttagctggggattttaatatggttatggataatagattggacaggtcaaaaaagagaaataatattactatattgaacaaattggtaaaagaaaaagactttgtggattgttagcgtttacttagtggggcgaatcctggGTTTTCATActactctccagttcatcatacatattctaggatagactatatttttgtttcaaaagagtttgcaaataacgtctgtaaaatggaaacgggggtaattaaggtaacagatcacgcattgctaagcttagagtttacagttaggaagaactataaagaagcgtataggtggaaaatgaatacaaaaatattgaagtataacaaagtggtagaaaaaatgcagagggaactgtcagagacttgggaaattaatgaaaagggaggaccggtaagggcagttgtttgggataccatgaaggcggtaacaagaggaatttgtattagagaaatgtgtaatttaaggaggcagcagcttgcagcgcaggaaaagttggaggaagagattaagaatttggagaaagattattggcaatttaaaaataaacataaattaatagaaatacaagcaaagaaaaaagtattagagaacataaatttagaggaagttcagaaaaatctgatttatatgaaaagggagtactttgaaaatagcaataaaaattctagattgctagccagactcacacaaaaggaaaaagcgaggaatgggataggaatattgaaagataagcaaggaaattattgtcacataatgaagggtaaaataaattTTTTTCAAGAATTCTATCAAGAactatataagggaaaggatactcaaaaaaagaagttggaagcttatgtagaaaagtatataaagaagggaataaaaatagaacataaagaattaatggagaaggtaataacgcagAGGGaaattgaagaggtaattgagaatttgaaaatgGGTAAATCATCTggggtagacggtttaggaccagaatattataaagtgtttaaaacgtttttagtaccgaaattattgaagctgtataatgccatattggaaggagagaggacaccagaatcatgggaacattcattgataattttaattccaaaaccagataaggacttgactgtccctgattcatacagacctatttcattaataaatcaagatgcaattttttttcatctattttagcaaaacggttaaataaattcatagctgaatatataggggaagaccaatgtggatttgtagcaggtagacaagtgcataatttagtgggaagagttttaaatgtaatgcaGGTGATAAAAAACGCTAAGATTAAAGCGGgtattttggcattggatattttttaagctttcgattgtgtgagctggcaggcgttaaagatggttttaaataaaatgggatttggaaataaatttaaagctataatagaacagttatactctcaaaatacagccgtagtggtagtgaacgacAGAGTTACGGATaaaatacgactagccagagggacaagacaaggatgtccactctcgcctgtcctgtttgtaatagctatggaattattggcgaatgcaataagacatgatggggagatagaaggaatagatgttatttaattatactaaaaaggaagagaaggaatgggaaggaaaaggaatagaaatgagagtcaaagaacagattagaaatttgggaattaaaattacaaaaaatttagagagtttagagaaggagaacttaaatagtttaaaaaaagagattttagtaaaattggaaaaatataaaagattaaatttatcctggtttggaagaatagcattaataaaaatgaagattttagcaaagattaattttgtgctcaggatgttaccaataaaaatttcagattcagagataaaaagttggcaaaatatcataagcAACTATTGTAATGGGgacaagaaagcgagggtaaataagaataaatggtatttaagtctaaaaaagggaggattgggtctcccaaatattaacctatattatatagctaataggttaaggcatattgtggaagcaattataggagtaggagatttagattggatggaggataaaaccacaagtaatattgagatgaagttggaaaatgtattctttagggaaggaggaaaaaaaatgggttgaaagtataggtgatccgctcttgaggtttcactgggaaatttggagtaaatataaaggggagttgcttttgagcagctcccctttatcaccggtaataatgctaaagaatttcccggaggaattaaagagtagattaagtaaagttttaatagaaaaaaataaaatgaaattaagggattggttgagaaatgaatacaagagaggatttggaagaggttttaaaagataaaaaattaacttggttaaattattggcaattagaacagtggaccaaaaagtgggtaagagaaaatggagattgtagagagttgacgaaatttgaggaattaatagttaaaagagaaaatgataaaggaaaaaggatagcgtcaaaagggttaatgagtgaaatatatagaatattgttggagaaagtgtcgatggatagttcagggaaaacggtttgggagacagatttgaatgtacaaataggacaacagagctgggaggtgTGAAGGACTGGGAAGTTATAAAATGCAGTGAGTCCTGAATTACATTTGTTCCTGAGTTAGATCTGTTTTTCTGTAGGTAGTAAACCATGTCTTCCTGTTAGGCAATAAATCATAGTGGTGATGGATAGATAGGGaatagtttgatatgt
This window of the Elgaria multicarinata webbii isolate HBS135686 ecotype San Diego chromosome 3, rElgMul1.1.pri, whole genome shotgun sequence genome carries:
- the LOC134396302 gene encoding zinc finger protein 665-like, whose translation is MCGRKQMEQAHQVSEESDKWPNMEEDVEDQNGMNHLEENQQNQERSKYLDGDLHATTVQEKNLKEEGETKWPVNGKIFSCESTLDDHTAKKQYKCLECGKSFRDNSGLLTHQRTHTGKKPFECLECGKAYNSRWGFTLHQRFHSGEKPFQCFDCGKRFIQKGNLQMHQRTHTGEKPFQCLECGKSFNQQGKLTIHHRIHTEEEPRYKCLECGKNFKSKAELNAHQRTHTGEKPFECLECGKAFKKRWGLTLHQMIHSGEKPFQCLECGQRFRNSNALIAHQRTHTGETPFKCPECGKYFSRGYCLKLHQRTHTDEKPYKCVECGKRFIEKDELTSHQRIHTGEKPFECSQCGKKFNRKATLTSHQRIHTEENPFKCLDCGKSFRDNSSLLAHQRMHTGEKPFKCLECGKAYNSRTGLTIHQRYHSGEKPFQCLECGKRFSEKGTLKVHQRTHTGETPFHCLVCGKSFKQEGSLTIHERIHTGEGNRFKCLDCGKSFRDSSGLLVHQRMHTGEKPFKCLECGKAFRWRGGLTTHQRIHSGEKPFQCLECGKRFSRKGALQLHQRTHTGEKPFKCLECGKSFRNTSALNSHQKIHTGEKPFKCLECGKGFQRKPDLALHQKIHTGEKSFKCLECGKSFRWSSALLAHQRTHTGEKPFHCLECGKAFYQRGRLNFHQKTHSGEKPFKCLECGKGFRQSSALQCHQRIHTGEKPFKCWECGKFFSKKEALTLHQRIHTQTSSVEEGSNPPEQASPRVHLKQDEGSSGSNASTVVPRNPVNPVLSPVMIPDSPSTTQDSAEQQWQCIRWDTQSHGGRALLTPRIPFCPEYAHEEDPSQEQGSIDLEEDPGVTTDEAALATTAESGPSRTYALSLAQTFPSLTAPIEQSKSRYGPESGEAI